CTTTACTGACTCTTTAATCTCCAAGATCCTTGGCAATGCTCACCTTACAGAGTACAATTGTCTTGCAAGTTATGGCAAGAGGGCATGATTGCTTTCcccatttaagaaataattttcccttATGTGACTCATAAATTGGACAATTTCAGAGTTTGAAGACGTATTTGGAATAATCCCTTTTTCCACTTACAATACCTTAGACTCCTAGCTGCATTTTGTAATATTGTTTGGTCTTGGGTTACTATTGTGCATAATTGATGAGAATTCTTGTCTGACATGCAAGGATGTACCGAGCTTCCAGAGAGATAATGTGAGAATGTGGGGAAGGTGTTAGAAGTAAACCTGCTGGGATGATGTTCCATGACTCTAGGTGATGCTAAGAGGGCCAGGGGAGAGGGGTGGCCTCTGTGCCTGGGTCTGACATGTTCTTTGCCTCTTCCTCAGCTCCTGAACGCCTACCTGCCTGCCGAGATGTCCTGCCAGCAGAGCCAGCAGCAGTGCCAGCCCCCTCCCAAGTGCACCCCCAAGTGCCCTCCCAAGTGCCCCGCCCCAAAATGCCCCCCAAAGTGTCCCCCTAAGTGCCCTCCCGTCTCTTCCTGCTGCAGCGtcagctctgggggctgctgtggctccagctctgggggtggcagctgctgcagctctgggGGTGGCGGCTGCTGCCTGAGCCACCACAGGCGCCGCCGCAGGTCCCACTGCCACAAACCCCAGAACTCTGGCTGCTGCAGCCAGCCCTCGGGGGGCTCCAGCTGCTGTGGAGGGGGCAGTGGccagcactctggaggctgcTGTTGACGTGGACTCtgacttccttttccttctgggcCTGCCTGAATGGCTGAGACGTCCTGGCAAAAGCTTGAGCTCTGGCCTGGGGGATCCCTCTGGTTTAGTGTCTGGAAGCCCAAAGTCCTTTCTAAGTGACGATTGAAGACGTCTTTCCCCATATCCATGGTTGCTCTGGGAACTCCAAAGCACAGACCTAGTCCCTGCCCAGTTTGTGCTATTGTATTCTGCTGCCtgaactgaaataataaaatccataatCTATTCCCTAACTTGCtataagataatttattttcctgtttgtgtgatttttgttCTGTTCCCCTATATCCTCTGCTGGTAGCTGGTGAGGCTTCAGTGGACAGAGGATGGGTTCTTGGGTCAGCgggaaatgtttgcatttttgtgtgtgtgttttttttttaaactgaagcaTTGCAGTAGCATTCAGAAACATTGTTTTTTCAACTTCTGGTTCCCTTCATATATCAAACTCTGCCCCTCAGGCATGGCCAGGAGACAgacatcctcctcctcttcctaccCCTTTGTTCACTCCTGTGCTCCCCACCCAACTCCTTCTCCTAATTAATCTAACCTGACTCCTTCTTCAGtttatgtatacatgcacacacgtatGTATACACGCATTTTAAATGggtctctattttaaaaaattaaatcacatttattaCTGTGTAATTTCCTcacaataaaattcaataaatttaaatataaaattcaatgagTTTTGCCAAATATATGCAGTCTTATAATCATAATTCCAATCAACACCCTAAAAATGTAGTTGATAATTTATTAGTTGTTATTtgagaaagtttgaaaaataacacaaaattcatAATATGCAAGTGAAAATGTAGATATATTTAGCCACATTAAAATTAAGTTCTAAGTGTCTGAAAGCACCACTAAAAGATGGAAGGGTAAAGAAAACaacttgagaaaaatataatatatatgaggGGGATAGGATATATATTGTTAATCAAAtggaatttatataaattaagacTAAACAAGCAAACATTTCCATAAAAGATTTAGCAAAAGTCATAAATAttcaattctaaaataataaatgaacgaaaaaaataaatagccttTGAAATGAGGTTTTAAAAGCCATCCAATTTCACTAATAAAGAAGAGATGTAACTCATCTTTTAGGGAGGAAGCTATTGGTTCTTAATACATTGGCAATGATTAAAAAACAACCCACAAAACATGGTTGGGTACAGTATGTGGAAGTGATCACTTCTTTGTAACTGGGAATGCAAACTGACATAACCATTCATATAAGAAATTTggtgattcatttatttatccaacaaTAATTAATGGGTTAgataaattaaagtttaaaatgaaCCAACCATTGTACATAAATGTGTTCTAGGATTTGCCAAATgagatttaaatataataatgaaagaaTAGATATTTAAGGGTGCTCACTGCAGGAGAGACATCAGAGAGATGGTGAACTAGGAAGTCCCAGGCTCTAGCTCAACCACAGAAATGTGAATAAACAGCAATATACAGATCAAAGCAGTTTTATGAAAAACTCTAGAAACCAGTTAAGAAGCTTCAGCAACCAAGCAAACCTTTAACCAAGAAAGAAACAATACTCAAATAGTAGGAAATGTTGTGGGCTTGCGCACCCATACCCCATCCACACTCATGCGTGGTATGGTACTGTCAGGAGGTGGCAGCTCAATTCCTTGATCCACCCTTGGAATGGAAGGAGAAGAGTGGAATATGCATGGAGCATCATGGCTTGCTTGGGGACTGCCTGAGGGATCATTT
Above is a window of Lemur catta isolate mLemCat1 chromosome 3, mLemCat1.pri, whole genome shotgun sequence DNA encoding:
- the LOC123634610 gene encoding late cornified envelope protein 1C, which codes for MSCQQSQQQCQPPPKCTPKCPPKCPAPKCPPKCPPKCPPVSSCCSVSSGGCCGSSSGGGSCCSSGGGGCCLSHHRRRRRSHCHKPQNSGCCSQPSGGSSCCGGGSGQHSGGCC